The nucleotide window GTCGCCAATGCTGAGCGCAGCCGTGATCGACACCTCCACCGAGGCCGGTCGGACCGCACCCGTGCCGGACAGGCCGACCGTCACAAGCATGGCATGGTACCCGATCATTTCCCGGCACGACCAGACCCACGCCGAGTGCCGGTATGGAAGAGAACCTGACCGCCATGGAGCGATCAGGTCCAAATTCTGACGATGTCATGCTCCCCGATGTGCCATCAGGGAAGCGATCAATGCGTCGGGCGCCTTGAAACGTCCTCGCCGGAGTGACGGCGGTAACACAGCCTCGACTGCTTCGAGTTTTTCGGATGGATCTATCCGCAGATAAACCTCGGTCGTTCGGATATCCGCATGCCCCAGCCAGAGCGCAACCTTGCGAATATCCCGCGTGGCCTGAAGCATGGTCACCGCGCAGCTATGCCGCAAGAGATGAGGTGTAATCACGCGATCTGATAAAGTGGGACATTGACTTGCGGCTGAAGCCGCATGTTTTTCCAGGATATATTCGAAGCCTGCGCGCGTCATCGTCCGGCCTTGTGCGTTGGTAAATAATTCCGGTGTTGGTGCCGTGCCTCTGACAGCGAGCCATGCCCGGATATCACGCGCGGTATCCTTCCAGAGTGGCAGACAGCGTTCACGTCGTCCCTTGCCCAAAACCGTGACGCTGGGTGCGGGATGCAGGACGACGTCTTCAAGGCGGACACCAACCAGTTCAGAAACACGTAATCCCGCTGCGAAGCAAAGATGCAGCATGGCCCGATCCCGTATTCCTGCGCGGGTCTTGAGATCGGGAGCATCGAGAACGGCACGTATTTCGATCAGAGTCAGATGTTGAACGAGCTTCTGCTCGTGCCGTTTGCTTGGGATCGCCCTGATCTGGGCAACCTGTTCCAGCGCTCTGGGATATTTCAATTCGACATAGCGCATAAAGGTCTTGATCGCCGCGAGCCGCAGATTCCGCGTGGAAACACTGTTGCCGCGCTCCCGTTCGATATTGGTGAGGAATGCTATGACCATGTCGGCATCGATCTGTTCGAGCATGATCTGGGATGGCTGCACACGTAATCTCGCAGAGACAAAAGCAAAGAGCAGCATGAAACTATGGGCATAGGCATCGCAACTATGCGGGCTGAATCCACGCTGATTGGGCAGATAGTCACGCAGAAAACCGACGATAAGAGGTGCAATCGGGGTCATGACAGCCTCTCCCCGATCAGGTATTCGGCCATTCCCGCGATATCCCTCATCAATTCGGGTGTCGCCTGTAGATACCAATAGGTATATCGGATATGTGCGTGCCCGAGATATGTCGACAGTGCGATAAAATCGCGAGCGACATCCTCCCGCCGGGCTGAGCATTGTTCGAGCACCCGTGTCGCGAAGGTATGTCGGAGATCATGGATGCGGGGGCGACGGGTGCGCCCCTGACCGATACCTGCTTTGCGCAGGATGACATGGAATGCTGCATACAAGGTTCCCACGCCCATCGGCTTTCCACCAACGGACAGAAACATATGATCGTCCTCCCCTGAGAACTGCTCACGGATAGCAAGGTAGTCGCGCAATGCGGCAGCGACGCTCGGATGCA belongs to Acetobacter sp. and includes:
- a CDS encoding tyrosine-type recombinase/integrase, translating into MTPIAPLIVGFLRDYLPNQRGFSPHSCDAYAHSFMLLFAFVSARLRVQPSQIMLEQIDADMVIAFLTNIERERGNSVSTRNLRLAAIKTFMRYVELKYPRALEQVAQIRAIPSKRHEQKLVQHLTLIEIRAVLDAPDLKTRAGIRDRAMLHLCFAAGLRVSELVGVRLEDVVLHPAPSVTVLGKGRRERCLPLWKDTARDIRAWLAVRGTAPTPELFTNAQGRTMTRAGFEYILEKHAASAASQCPTLSDRVITPHLLRHSCAVTMLQATRDIRKVALWLGHADIRTTEVYLRIDPSEKLEAVEAVLPPSLRRGRFKAPDALIASLMAHRGA